A window from Candidatus Epulonipiscium sp. encodes these proteins:
- the xylB gene encoding xylulokinase, with protein sequence MIFLGIDLGASSVKVLAVDQEGNILGEASREYLVHYPKSNWAEQNPEDWWVNTKEAIKELISKSNIPSDKVRSIGFSGQMHGLVALDESNNVLFPAILWCDQRTTEECEDITNHFGQEKLTELVGNKALTGFTAPKILWVKKNKQELFEKIRHILLPKDYIRFKLTGDYATDVSDASGMLLLDVENRTWSQEMIEYMGIDKDCLPKLYESYEITGNLTKEVKEELGLSGDVLVVGGAGDNAAGAIGTGTVKEGTVMVTLGTSGVVFAAHDEYAVDSKNRLHAFCHSNGKYHSMGVMLSAASCLKWWVEEANKGMDFDELLNEAALSKLGCDGVIFLPYLMGERTPYADPNAKGTFLGLSMTSTRGDMTRAVLEGVAFGLRDSLEILKDIKVNISQIIAIGGGSKSPLWKQILADIFGQTIEEINTNQGGALGAAILAGVGAGEFKTIEEACTKFIKVVGSVKPIDENVKRYNKIHKIYTKAYESLKDWFELSANI encoded by the coding sequence ATGATATTTTTGGGGATTGATTTAGGTGCTTCTTCTGTAAAGGTATTGGCAGTAGACCAAGAAGGAAACATTCTAGGAGAAGCATCAAGGGAATATCTGGTACATTATCCTAAAAGCAATTGGGCGGAACAAAACCCTGAGGATTGGTGGGTTAATACCAAAGAAGCAATAAAAGAATTAATAAGTAAAAGCAATATCCCGTCTGATAAAGTCCGCTCCATAGGCTTTAGTGGTCAGATGCATGGATTGGTAGCTTTAGATGAAAGTAATAATGTGTTATTTCCTGCTATATTGTGGTGTGACCAAAGGACCACAGAAGAATGCGAGGATATTACCAATCATTTTGGACAGGAAAAATTAACAGAACTTGTAGGAAATAAAGCCTTAACTGGCTTTACTGCTCCTAAAATATTATGGGTTAAGAAAAATAAACAAGAGCTTTTTGAAAAAATTCGCCATATACTTCTTCCTAAAGATTATATTCGTTTTAAATTGACAGGAGATTATGCAACGGATGTTTCTGATGCCTCGGGAATGCTTCTTTTGGATGTTGAAAACAGAACTTGGTCCCAGGAAATGATAGAATACATGGGAATTGATAAGGATTGCCTCCCCAAATTGTATGAATCCTATGAAATAACAGGGAATCTCACAAAAGAGGTTAAAGAGGAACTAGGGTTAAGTGGAGATGTGTTAGTTGTTGGTGGGGCTGGAGATAATGCTGCTGGTGCTATAGGAACGGGGACTGTAAAAGAAGGGACTGTAATGGTTACCTTAGGAACATCTGGGGTTGTATTTGCCGCCCATGATGAGTATGCAGTAGATAGTAAAAACCGACTTCACGCTTTTTGTCATTCCAATGGAAAATATCATTCTATGGGGGTTATGCTTTCGGCAGCTAGTTGCCTTAAATGGTGGGTGGAAGAAGCAAATAAAGGAATGGATTTTGATGAACTTTTAAATGAAGCGGCGCTATCTAAGCTGGGATGTGACGGTGTAATATTCCTTCCCTATCTGATGGGAGAAAGAACCCCATATGCGGACCCTAATGCCAAGGGAACATTTTTAGGACTCTCTATGACGAGTACAAGGGGGGATATGACAAGGGCAGTTTTAGAAGGAGTTGCCTTTGGACTTCGAGATTCCCTTGAAATTTTGAAAGATATAAAGGTGAATATATCACAAATAATTGCCATTGGAGGGGGTTCAAAAAGCCCTCTTTGGAAACAAATTCTTGCAGATATTTTCGGTCAGACCATAGAAGAAATAAATACAAATCAAGGAGGAGCCCTAGGGGCTGCCATACTGGCAGGAGTAGGAGCAGGGGAATTTAAGACTATTGAAGAGGCCTGCACAAAGTTCATAAAGGTTGTTGGTTCGGTTAAACCTATAGATGAAAATGTAAAAAGATACAATAAAATTCATAAGATTTATACCAAAGCTTACGAATCCTTAAAGGATTGGTTTGAATTAAGTGCTAATATATAA
- a CDS encoding methyl-accepting chemotaxis protein, with product MKGFQFRIRGKMTVFFAAQLLLSGIIIFMFIWNGINELNDYNMNKQLQSIIDLEYKIFSRQFEGEWNIKNGNLYKGDILLEGDSEVVDAVSGATKYSVALFSEDKAIVTSIKDSRISGKTLEELGAKRETVMEEVPLENGTYQAMHKPIFDGEQNLIGTFSIWVLKEDVTDISRRILMKIMMITLVTILIVITAAFAFGTIINKSLSRVIRDVLKISNGDYSIDTKKYNTSKRDEVGDLSRAIVEMKERQTNILINMSENAEKMNTSSKNLHETAEVITAQVEEITSSTEDIASVMEEIDASVMEVNNTSAMVTDNIRNLAEDIKESNFTVEQIKGRAENMKEASQRSQEETSIIYTQKQEKILEGIRKGAIVKEIKNMAQLISSIAQQTNLLALNASIEASRAGESGRGFAVVAEEIRVLAEQSAKTVTNIDIIITEVYEAFESLSSSGKEVLEFINERVIKDYNLMLETSIQYQSDSKLVDELVQNFIQTTQEIAASVEQIKGQIQNVSQAISTATHNTQSISFGLRETTATVEGIESVAAMQAELGDKLTAILSGFKVN from the coding sequence ATGAAGGGCTTTCAATTTAGAATAAGGGGAAAGATGACTGTTTTTTTTGCCGCTCAGTTGTTGCTATCAGGGATTATAATTTTTATGTTTATTTGGAATGGCATTAATGAATTAAATGATTACAATATGAATAAACAACTTCAATCTATTATTGACTTAGAATACAAGATATTTTCCCGTCAGTTTGAAGGGGAATGGAATATAAAGAACGGTAACCTTTATAAGGGAGATATTCTTTTAGAAGGAGATAGCGAAGTAGTAGATGCTGTAAGTGGTGCTACAAAATATTCGGTTGCCCTATTTTCAGAGGATAAGGCTATAGTAACTTCCATTAAAGACTCTAGGATTTCAGGAAAAACCTTAGAAGAATTAGGAGCAAAAAGGGAAACTGTAATGGAAGAAGTTCCATTAGAAAACGGCACATATCAGGCAATGCATAAACCTATTTTTGATGGAGAACAAAATTTAATAGGGACTTTTAGCATATGGGTTTTAAAAGAAGATGTTACAGATATAAGTCGTAGGATATTAATGAAAATTATGATGATTACTTTAGTAACGATTCTTATAGTTATTACTGCCGCATTTGCCTTTGGAACTATAATTAATAAATCTCTTTCTAGGGTAATTAGGGATGTTTTAAAAATATCCAATGGGGATTATTCGATAGATACTAAAAAATATAATACCAGCAAAAGAGATGAGGTAGGGGATTTATCCCGAGCTATTGTAGAGATGAAGGAAAGACAAACTAATATATTGATAAATATGTCAGAAAATGCAGAGAAGATGAATACTTCTTCAAAAAATCTCCATGAAACTGCTGAAGTTATTACAGCCCAGGTAGAAGAAATTACTTCTTCTACAGAAGATATAGCCTCTGTTATGGAAGAAATTGATGCCTCTGTTATGGAAGTCAATAACACTAGTGCAATGGTTACGGATAATATTAGAAATTTAGCAGAAGACATAAAAGAAAGCAATTTTACAGTAGAACAGATTAAAGGCAGAGCGGAAAATATGAAAGAGGCATCACAAAGATCTCAGGAAGAGACCAGTATTATATACACACAAAAGCAAGAAAAGATTCTAGAAGGAATCAGAAAAGGAGCAATAGTAAAAGAAATAAAAAATATGGCCCAGCTTATTTCAAGCATTGCTCAGCAGACAAACCTTCTTGCCCTAAATGCCAGTATTGAGGCATCAAGAGCAGGGGAATCTGGTAGGGGATTTGCCGTTGTAGCGGAAGAAATTCGAGTTTTAGCAGAGCAATCAGCAAAAACGGTTACCAATATAGATATTATAATAACTGAAGTATATGAAGCTTTTGAAAGCCTTTCAAGTAGTGGTAAGGAAGTATTAGAATTCATCAATGAAAGGGTTATAAAAGATTATAATTTGATGCTTGAAACCAGCATACAATATCAATCAGACTCTAAATTAGTCGATGAATTGGTACAAAATTTCATACAAACTACACAGGAGATAGCTGCTTCAGTTGAACAGATAAAAGGACAAATACAAAATGTATCCCAAGCAATATCAACAGCTACTCACAATACCCAAAGCATTTCTTTCGGGTTGAGGGAGACCACTGCAACCGTAGAAGGTATAGAATCCGTTGCGGCAATGCAAGCAGAGCTAGGAGATAAATTAACAGCAATCTTAAGTGGATTTAAAGTGAATTAA
- a CDS encoding L,D-transpeptidase family protein — MKSLLRQILPVLILGLILCDMVYYRYNYTHLYHALSKQNKNTYSIHIDLDYYKMYIFKNQEVIKVYPVSGGKQSTPSPLGTWTIISKADWGEGFGGTWMGFNVPWGKYGIHGTDEPWSIGRPMSHGCIRMKNKDAKELKKTIPHGTKVTIVKGILGPFGDYFRVLEPGDAGSDVLMIQKRLNDLGYYNGYCDGKYGDGMKGAIHKFQKDNKLPISNKISYAMYEKMGFIPME; from the coding sequence ATGAAGTCATTGCTAAGACAGATCTTACCAGTCTTAATTTTGGGCTTGATTTTATGTGACATGGTGTATTACCGTTATAATTATACTCATCTTTATCATGCTCTTTCTAAGCAAAACAAAAACACATACTCCATTCACATCGATTTAGATTACTATAAAATGTATATATTTAAAAACCAAGAAGTAATAAAGGTTTATCCTGTGTCAGGCGGGAAACAAAGTACCCCTTCTCCCCTTGGAACCTGGACCATTATATCTAAGGCCGATTGGGGAGAAGGCTTTGGAGGAACCTGGATGGGATTTAATGTACCCTGGGGTAAATATGGTATTCATGGTACGGATGAGCCTTGGTCTATTGGCAGACCTATGTCCCATGGCTGCATTCGTATGAAAAATAAAGATGCAAAAGAACTCAAAAAAACGATTCCCCATGGGACAAAAGTTACTATAGTAAAGGGGATACTAGGACCCTTTGGGGACTACTTTAGGGTGTTAGAACCTGGGGATGCGGGTTCTGATGTACTCATGATACAAAAAAGGCTAAATGATTTGGGTTATTATAATGGCTATTGCGATGGGAAATACGGTGATGGAATGAAAGGGGCAATCCATAAGTTCCAAAAGGATAATAAACTTCCCATTAGCAATAAGATTAGCTATGCAATGTATGAAAAAATGGGGTTTATACCTATGGAGTAG
- a CDS encoding ATP-binding protein, whose translation MTIKENQYKNILRNYEIKRDNSLKQLKLRQEEIYNKIPRIFQIDKVLASTGIEISKTILQNPEKAEELLKSLEQKNLDLIIEKAELLHTNGYNKNYLKPFYECSSCKDTGYIDTIPCSCLKQTLINMAYDQSNLKDILSIENFDTFNFEYYPREIDPKTGISPQENIRQIFSHCIRFVEQFDEQFNNIIFYGDPGLGKTFLCNCIAKDLLDRGKTVIYLTAFQLFKLFEQARFNKDKETEDSKAYLDSIFTVDLLIIDDLGTEFSTALTGAELFNCLNVRLLDKKHTIISTNLSPNNWQNQYSERIVSRVFGNYKALKLIGKDIRIVKKYI comes from the coding sequence ATGACTATAAAAGAAAATCAATATAAAAACATCTTAAGAAATTATGAAATTAAAAGAGATAATTCTCTTAAGCAACTTAAACTTAGACAGGAAGAAATCTATAATAAAATCCCCCGCATCTTTCAAATTGATAAAGTTTTAGCTTCTACAGGAATAGAAATTTCCAAGACAATTTTGCAAAATCCTGAAAAGGCTGAAGAACTTCTAAAATCCCTTGAACAAAAAAATCTAGATTTAATTATTGAAAAAGCAGAGTTACTACATACTAATGGATACAATAAAAACTATCTAAAACCCTTTTATGAGTGCTCCTCCTGTAAGGATACTGGCTATATTGATACTATTCCATGTAGTTGTCTAAAACAAACTCTTATTAACATGGCCTACGACCAATCCAATTTAAAAGATATTTTGTCCATAGAGAATTTTGATACCTTTAATTTTGAATATTACCCTAGGGAGATTGATCCTAAAACGGGTATATCCCCACAGGAAAACATAAGACAGATTTTTAGTCACTGCATTCGCTTTGTAGAACAGTTTGACGAGCAATTTAATAATATTATATTTTATGGAGATCCCGGCCTTGGAAAAACCTTCCTATGTAACTGTATTGCCAAGGACCTTTTGGACAGGGGAAAGACTGTAATATATCTGACAGCCTTCCAGCTTTTTAAACTTTTTGAACAGGCAAGATTTAATAAAGATAAAGAAACAGAAGATTCTAAAGCCTATTTGGATTCGATTTTTACGGTTGACTTACTTATAATCGATGACTTGGGCACAGAATTTTCCACAGCCCTTACAGGAGCGGAATTATTCAACTGCCTAAACGTCAGGCTTTTAGACAAAAAACATACTATCATTTCCACCAATCTCTCTCCAAACAACTGGCAAAATCAATATTCAGAAAGAATTGTTTCTAGAGTATTTGGTAATTACAAAGCATTAAAACTAATTGGAAAAGATATAAGAATAGTTAAGAAATACATTTAG
- a CDS encoding DnaD domain protein has product MAILNIKNSLDLFTTPISNEFIDSYMPKANGNFVKVYLYGYRFCYHQKQTLTSKEMAERLDLLESDVINAFQYWKEQGLMEFEWNEDDTIYIVYQMPKTSNKEDFKKDLSKTIPENTNVHIRLETKPNYSPEELTIYMKNPEISRLFKIAERYLGRMLNHNDLRVLYSLYDWLRLPLDVIELVLEHCISNNHRSVRYIEKVAITWAEEGINTVEKAKNRMKIFNKDYRQIMKSFGLNRDPAPLEIELMDKWIKNLNTPMEIILEACKRTISQTQKPSFQYTDSIITSWNKNNVKTLEDIGILDNAYQQKKNMQIDISSNNTQNKAYYNKPSKFVNFKQREWDFEELERLEREYLKKELSGEG; this is encoded by the coding sequence GTGGCAATTCTAAATATAAAAAACAGCTTAGATTTATTTACAACTCCAATATCAAATGAATTTATAGATAGCTATATGCCTAAAGCCAATGGGAACTTTGTTAAGGTCTATTTATACGGATATAGATTTTGTTATCACCAAAAGCAAACCCTTACCTCAAAGGAAATGGCAGAGAGATTGGACCTCTTAGAATCTGATGTAATAAATGCATTCCAGTATTGGAAAGAACAAGGGTTAATGGAATTTGAATGGAACGAAGATGATACTATCTATATTGTTTATCAAATGCCTAAAACCTCTAACAAGGAAGATTTTAAGAAGGATTTATCCAAGACTATCCCAGAAAATACAAATGTACATATTCGTCTTGAAACAAAACCAAACTATAGTCCTGAGGAATTAACCATATATATGAAAAACCCCGAAATCTCAAGACTTTTCAAAATTGCAGAAAGGTATCTTGGGCGTATGTTAAATCATAATGATTTAAGGGTATTGTATAGCCTTTATGATTGGTTAAGACTTCCCCTTGATGTTATTGAACTAGTTCTTGAACATTGTATATCCAATAACCATAGAAGCGTTAGATATATCGAAAAGGTAGCTATCACTTGGGCCGAGGAAGGCATTAATACGGTTGAAAAAGCAAAAAATAGAATGAAGATTTTCAATAAAGATTATAGACAAATAATGAAATCCTTTGGGCTTAATAGGGATCCTGCACCTTTGGAAATAGAGCTTATGGATAAATGGATAAAAAACTTAAATACCCCAATGGAAATTATACTAGAAGCCTGCAAAAGAACAATTTCCCAAACCCAAAAGCCAAGTTTTCAATATACTGATTCTATAATAACAAGCTGGAATAAAAATAATGTAAAAACCCTAGAAGACATAGGGATATTGGATAATGCGTATCAGCAAAAGAAAAATATGCAAATTGATATTTCTTCAAACAATACACAAAATAAGGCATACTACAATAAGCCTAGTAAGTTTGTTAATTTTAAACAAAGAGAATGGGATTTTGAGGAGCTGGAAAGATTAGAAAGGGAATATCTAAAGAAAGAGCTTTCTGGGGAGGGATAA
- a CDS encoding UDP-N-acetylmuramate--L-alanine ligase yields the protein MIDINFDKVNQKVHFIGIGGISMSGLAEILLKKGFKVSGSDMKNSKIINHLEEVGVNFHLGHLASNIKNDIDFVVHTAAIKDDNPELIEARQRNLKVLDRAELLGQIMKNFPYSIAVSGTHGKTTTTSMLSHILLQAKKDPTISVGGILDVIKGNIRTGNSEYFITEACEYYDSFLKLHPYIGIILNVDEDHLDYFKDINHIRESFITFAKRIPESGALIINGDIENLHSILDEVNCKIITFGTDSNRVMWTAVNIEYTEKAWGSFDLFYDGKCMGRVSLSVPGIHNIYNALAACAAAYILNISIEDIIRGLKNYTGTCQRFEIKGNLKGVTVVDDYAHHPTEIKATLAVANHYPHNTLWCVFQPHTYTRTKAFLKDFAVALKEADKIILTDIYAAREKDLGEIHSKDLLNELEILGKEAYYFSDFENIENFILENCVPGDLLITMGAGDVNTIGDDLLGLNLSTLSTKFSTEKQISSCE from the coding sequence ATGATAGACATTAATTTTGATAAAGTCAATCAAAAGGTTCATTTTATAGGCATTGGCGGTATTAGCATGAGTGGCCTAGCGGAAATTCTTCTAAAAAAAGGCTTTAAGGTTTCAGGCTCTGATATGAAGAATTCTAAAATAATCAACCACCTAGAGGAAGTGGGGGTGAATTTCCATCTAGGACATTTAGCTTCGAATATTAAAAACGATATAGATTTTGTAGTACATACTGCCGCTATTAAAGACGATAACCCTGAATTAATCGAAGCAAGACAAAGAAATCTTAAGGTATTAGATAGAGCTGAACTTCTTGGGCAAATCATGAAAAACTTTCCATATAGCATAGCTGTCTCTGGAACTCATGGAAAGACTACTACTACATCTATGCTTTCCCATATCTTATTACAAGCTAAAAAGGATCCTACCATATCTGTAGGTGGAATTTTAGATGTTATAAAGGGAAATATAAGAACTGGCAACTCTGAATATTTTATCACGGAAGCCTGCGAATATTATGATAGTTTTCTTAAACTTCACCCTTATATAGGAATTATATTAAATGTTGATGAAGATCATCTGGATTATTTTAAAGATATAAATCATATCAGAGAGTCATTTATAACCTTTGCTAAGAGAATACCAGAAAGTGGAGCCTTGATTATAAACGGAGATATCGAGAACCTTCATTCTATCCTAGATGAAGTTAATTGCAAAATCATAACTTTTGGTACGGATTCAAATAGGGTAATGTGGACTGCCGTTAATATCGAATATACTGAAAAAGCTTGGGGAAGTTTTGACTTGTTTTATGACGGGAAATGTATGGGTAGAGTTTCTTTAAGTGTTCCCGGTATTCATAATATTTATAATGCCTTAGCTGCCTGTGCCGCTGCATATATACTAAATATTTCTATAGAAGATATTATAAGAGGTTTAAAAAACTATACAGGGACTTGCCAAAGATTCGAAATAAAAGGAAACCTAAAAGGAGTAACTGTGGTAGATGACTATGCCCATCATCCTACTGAAATTAAAGCTACCCTAGCAGTTGCTAATCATTATCCTCACAATACTCTTTGGTGTGTATTTCAGCCTCATACTTATACAAGAACAAAGGCCTTTCTAAAAGATTTTGCCGTAGCCTTAAAAGAAGCTGATAAAATAATTTTAACTGATATCTATGCCGCTAGAGAAAAAGATTTGGGTGAAATCCATTCTAAAGATTTACTAAATGAATTAGAAATCCTTGGTAAAGAAGCCTATTATTTTTCCGACTTTGAAAATATAGAAAACTTTATTTTAGAAAATTGTGTCCCCGGGGACTTGTTGATAACTATGGGGGCTGGAGATGTTAATACTATTGGGGATGACCTTCTAGGATTAAACTTATCCACATTATCCACAAAGTTTTCAACAGAAAAACAAATAAGTTCTTGTGAATAA
- the purR gene encoding pur operon repressor translates to MNRVHKNERIGTIIKVLTENPQKIYTLNQFGDMFQCAKSTLSEDIDIIKSLFERFELGEIETVAGAAGGVLYKPVMAKEQIKDFCIELCGNINQTDRIIPGGYIYLNDILYSPDVSYNIGRALGSFFQNQTFDYIVTIETKGIPIGLMTARVLNKPLVVIRKEGKLTDGTAIHMNYLSGSSKRIQTMSLAKRAIPKGSKVIFIDDFMKAGGTARGVIDLMKEFEAEVVGVGVLMATKEPEEKLIEEYVNLLILEKVDEEKKEVFVQSYL, encoded by the coding sequence GTGAACCGAGTTCATAAGAATGAAAGAATAGGAACAATAATTAAAGTTCTTACAGAAAACCCCCAGAAAATATATACCTTAAATCAATTTGGGGATATGTTTCAATGCGCTAAATCTACTTTAAGTGAAGATATCGATATCATAAAAAGCCTATTTGAAAGATTCGAGTTAGGTGAAATTGAAACAGTTGCTGGGGCAGCCGGAGGCGTGCTTTATAAACCGGTTATGGCAAAGGAGCAGATTAAGGACTTTTGTATAGAACTTTGTGGGAACATTAATCAAACGGATAGAATTATCCCAGGGGGATATATATATCTTAACGATATTCTTTATTCACCGGACGTAAGTTATAATATAGGAAGGGCATTAGGTAGCTTTTTTCAAAATCAAACCTTTGATTATATTGTTACCATTGAGACAAAAGGCATACCCATTGGACTTATGACTGCTAGAGTATTAAATAAACCCCTAGTTGTCATAAGAAAGGAAGGGAAATTAACGGATGGGACAGCAATACATATGAATTATCTAAGTGGCTCATCTAAGAGGATTCAAACTATGTCTTTGGCAAAAAGGGCCATACCTAAGGGGTCTAAAGTTATTTTTATTGATGATTTTATGAAGGCTGGAGGAACAGCTAGAGGAGTTATTGACTTAATGAAGGAGTTTGAAGCGGAGGTAGTTGGGGTAGGTGTTCTAATGGCAACTAAAGAACCTGAAGAAAAACTCATTGAAGAATATGTAAACTTGTTAATCTTGGAAAAAGTAGACGAGGAGAAAAAAGAAGTTTTCGTACAATCTTATTTATAA
- a CDS encoding glucose-1-phosphate adenylyltransferase, giving the protein MRKKEFIAMILAGGQGSRLGILTKNIAKPAVTFGGKYRIIDFALSNCINSGIDTVGVLTQYEPLRLNQHIGIGIPWDLDRRTGGVTILSPYVNEQQGAWFSGTANAIYQNIKFIDDYNPEYVLILSGDHIYKMDYSKMLDYHKKNKCDATIAVLEVPLEEASRFGIMNTGEGDRIVEFEEKPKEPKSNLASMGIYIFTWSKLRQALIEDNACNPDSDFGKHIIPRMINNGDSLFAYRFKDYWKDVGTIESYWQANMELIETLPSFNLYEEFWKFYTNLDHQPPQYIGSEADIQRSILSEGCEVYGGVYNSVLGPGVVVESGVVIKDSIVMANTIIGKNSTLNHCIVAEDCIIGENTKIGEGENILNRDKPNIYSTGISVIGEHTKIPKETWIGKNCVVYGNTNENHYTKGRLESGYSLVLEGVEA; this is encoded by the coding sequence ATGCGTAAAAAGGAATTTATTGCCATGATACTAGCGGGGGGGCAAGGGAGTCGTTTAGGAATATTGACTAAAAATATTGCAAAGCCGGCGGTAACTTTTGGGGGTAAGTATAGGATTATCGATTTCGCCCTAAGTAACTGCATCAATTCGGGAATTGATACAGTCGGCGTTTTAACCCAGTATGAGCCATTGCGTCTAAATCAGCATATAGGAATTGGAATTCCCTGGGACCTAGACAGGAGAACAGGGGGGGTTACAATTTTATCTCCTTATGTAAATGAACAACAAGGGGCTTGGTTTTCTGGGACAGCCAATGCGATTTATCAAAATATAAAATTTATTGACGACTATAACCCAGAGTACGTTTTGATTCTTTCAGGAGATCATATATATAAGATGGATTATAGTAAGATGCTTGATTATCATAAGAAAAACAAATGTGATGCAACTATTGCAGTTTTGGAAGTACCCCTAGAAGAAGCTAGCCGTTTTGGGATTATGAACACAGGGGAAGGGGACCGCATTGTTGAATTCGAAGAAAAACCTAAGGAGCCAAAGAGCAATCTAGCTTCTATGGGGATTTATATATTTACTTGGAGTAAATTGAGGCAAGCTCTCATTGAAGACAATGCATGTAACCCGGACAGTGATTTTGGAAAGCATATCATTCCCCGAATGATAAATAATGGAGATTCACTTTTTGCTTATCGTTTCAAGGATTATTGGAAAGATGTAGGGACAATAGAATCCTATTGGCAGGCGAACATGGAGCTTATAGAAACCCTGCCTAGTTTTAATTTATACGAAGAATTCTGGAAGTTCTATACAAACCTAGATCACCAACCACCTCAATACATAGGAAGTGAAGCAGATATTCAAAGGAGTATTTTATCCGAAGGTTGTGAAGTTTACGGAGGAGTTTATAATTCTGTATTAGGCCCTGGGGTTGTTGTCGAAAGCGGCGTCGTTATAAAGGATTCCATTGTAATGGCCAATACCATAATCGGGAAAAACTCTACCCTTAATCATTGTATTGTGGCGGAAGATTGTATAATTGGTGAAAATACAAAAATTGGCGAAGGCGAAAATATTCTTAACCGAGATAAACCTAATATATATAGTACGGGTATTAGTGTTATTGGCGAACATACTAAGATTCCAAAGGAGACCTGGATCGGAAAGAATTGTGTAGTATACGGTAATACTAACGAAAACCATTATACAAAGGGAAGATTAGAAAGTGGATATTCTCTTGTTCTGGAAGGGGTGGAAGCATGA
- the glgD gene encoding glucose-1-phosphate adenylyltransferase subunit GlgD has product MRAIGIILAGGRSEHLKGLATKRAIPAMPIGGCYRTVDFSMSNMSNSGVNKVAVITQYSSRSLVDHLSSAKWWDLGRKQGGLFVFSPYITSDNPFGYRGTADAIYKNINFLKRSNEPYVIIASGEHVYKMDFDKVLEYHKERQADITIVCKDMRDEDISNYGVMTLDENNRLKEFEEKPIDPQTSTISLGIYIIQRTLLIKLLEDINSESRYDFVSDIIIRYRRRLRIYGYPFEDYWRSIRTIQTYFDANMDFLKKGVRDLFLKQYPYITSKVKDEPPAKYNYSSSVRNSLVGGGSILNGYVEDSVLFRKVFTGTDSTIKNSVIMEGTYIGNNCRIEYAILDKEVVVSDGRELIGTREKPVILEKGSVI; this is encoded by the coding sequence ATGAGAGCTATCGGAATAATACTAGCAGGGGGCAGAAGTGAACATCTAAAGGGACTAGCCACCAAGAGAGCTATTCCGGCTATGCCCATAGGAGGGTGTTATAGAACGGTAGACTTTAGTATGAGTAATATGTCTAATTCAGGGGTAAATAAGGTAGCAGTTATTACCCAATACAGTTCCCGTTCTCTTGTAGATCATTTATCCTCGGCAAAATGGTGGGATTTAGGGAGAAAACAAGGAGGACTTTTCGTATTTTCTCCTTACATTACCAGTGATAATCCCTTTGGATATAGAGGTACCGCTGATGCCATTTATAAAAATATAAATTTTTTAAAGAGAAGTAATGAGCCCTACGTGATTATTGCCTCTGGAGAGCATGTTTACAAGATGGATTTTGATAAAGTTTTAGAATACCACAAGGAAAGACAGGCGGATATTACGATTGTTTGCAAGGATATGAGGGATGAGGATATTTCAAATTATGGAGTAATGACATTAGATGAGAATAATAGATTAAAAGAATTTGAAGAAAAACCAATAGACCCCCAGACTAGTACCATATCCCTTGGTATTTATATTATACAAAGGACATTACTCATTAAGCTTTTGGAAGATATAAATTCTGAAAGTCGCTATGATTTTGTAAGTGATATTATCATACGATATAGGAGAAGACTTAGGATATATGGATATCCTTTCGAGGATTACTGGAGAAGCATAAGAACAATTCAAACATACTTTGATGCAAATATGGATTTCTTAAAGAAGGGTGTAAGGGACTTATTTCTAAAGCAGTATCCTTATATTACATCTAAAGTAAAGGATGAACCCCCAGCAAAGTATAACTACAGTTCTTCCGTAAGGAACAGTTTGGTGGGTGGAGGTTCAATTCTGAATGGATATGTAGAAGACTCGGTTTTGTTTAGGAAGGTTTTTACAGGGACAGATTCTACAATTAAAAATTCTGTCATAATGGAAGGAACATATATTGGAAATAATTGCAGGATAGAATATGCTATTTTAGATAAAGAAGTGGTGGTTTCTGACGGAAGGGAATTAATAGGAACTAGGGAAAAGCCTGTTATTTTGGAAAAGGGGAGCGTTATATAA